A segment of the Opitutia bacterium genome:
GTGGCGAGGAGCGAGTAGGGGCGCGTCGTGAGCAGCAGGATGGCAGTGCTTGCGGGCGGCTCCTCGAGGGTTTTGAGGAAGATGTTGGCCGCGGCGACATTCATGCGGTCGGCCTCGTAGACGACGGCGACCTTGCGGTGCGAGACCTGCGGCGAGACTTGGATGCGGTTGATCAGGTCGCGCGTGGCGTCGGCACCGATCTGGCGCATCTTGCCGGCGGGGCGGAGAGCGAAAAAATCCGGGTGCTGCTTCGGCGCGAAATACTGGCTCGGCGTGCGCGGGTCGTTGAGCAGGCGGTCGGCGATGCCGTGGGCGACGGTGGCGAGCGTGGCGAGGTTCTCGCCGTGGAGCAGGAGGCTGTTCGCGAGACGGCGGCGCTCGATCGCGCGCTCGATCACGGAGACGGCGGGCGTGCCGGCGAGCGTGTCGGGCCAGGGAGCTGGAGTTACGGAGGACAGGGGACGGAGGCCGGTAGGGAAAGGACCGGTGCGCGGGCTCAGGCGGTTTGGAGGTCGAGGAGGCGGAGTTGCACGGCGCCCCAGATTTGTTCCTCGAGGGCGTTGGGGGCCTGCGTGCCGTCCATGACGACGACGCGTTCGGGCCACTGGCGCGCGAGCAGCAGGTAGCCTTCGCGGACCTTGTTGTAGAACTCGATGTTCTCGCGCTCCATGCGGTCGGGCAGGTCGGAGGCGCGCTGGCGGACGCGCTGCAGGCTGACCTCCGTCGGCACGTCGAGGACGATGGTGAGGTGCGGCATGACGTTGCCGACGGCGAAGCGGTTGATCTGGTTCACCGGATCGGGGGCGAGGTTGCGCGCGACGCCTTGGTAGACGGTCGAGGAATCGAGGTAGCGGTCGCTCAGCACGACGGCGCCGCGGAGCAGGGCGGGGGCGATGACTTCGCGCACGAGTTGGGCGCGGGCGGCGGTGAAGAGCAGGAGCTCGGTCTCCGGGCACATCTCGTCGCCGCGATGATTGTGGATGAGAATGTTTCGGATCTGCTCGCCGATCTCGGTGCCGCCGGGCTCGCGCGTGGCGATGACTTCGCGGCCGAGTTTCTGGAGATGCTCGGCGAGACGCATGATTTGCGTGGACTTGCCGGAGCCTTCGGAGCCCTCGAACGAGATGAGTTTGCCAGCGAGTTTGGACTTGTTGGGCATGGGAATGCGGGAGGTGGGAAAACGAAACGCGCGCGAGCGATTGGCGGCAACCGTTTTTCCGCGCGGCCGCGGGAGGAAACCCCTTGATTGCGCCGGACAATCGCGCCAACACTCGGCGCGTCATGCTCAGCCCTGTCTCGGCGCCGCTTTTTCTCGCCACCACCAACATCGTCGAAGTCTTCGCCCGCTGCGATCCGGTCGGCCAAGTCATCACCACCATCCTGCTGATCTTCAGCGTCGTCGCCTGGTCGGTGATGCTCGGCAAGAACTCCGAGCTGAACAAACTGCGCGCGCGCAACTACCAGTTCGAACAACGCCTGCGCGAGGAGCGCAAGCTGCTCGATCTGCCGGAGTCGTTCCGCAACATGCGCTCGATTCCCTACGCCGATCTTTTCGCCGATGCCTCGGAATCCTACTGGCGCGCCGCCGCGATCGGCAAGGAGAAGGGCGACGACTCGCTGCACGCGCGCCTCGAACACGCCGAAAACGCCATTTCCCGCGCGCTCGCGCGGCAAGTGCTCCGCTACGAGGAGAGCATGGTGTGGCTCGCGACGATGGTGACGGTCGCGCCGTTCATGGGCCTGCTCGGCACGGTGTGGGGCGTCATGGAGGCGTTCAGCGCCGTGTCGGTGATGCAGACGGCGAGCATCCAGACGCTCGCGCCGGGCGTCTCGGCGGCGTTGCTCACGACGATCGCCGGCCTCGTGGTCGCGATTCCGTCCGTCGTCGGCTACAACGTCCTGTTGAACAAAACCAAGACGCTCACGACCGAGATCGAGAACTACGCGAGCACGCTCGCGGACCGCATCGAATTGGAGATGCAGAAATAAGGAGCCGTCACCATGGCCCGCACTTTCCGCCGCGCGCGCGCCGCGCATCCGATCTCGGAGCTGAACGTCACCAACCTCATCGATTTGGCGTTCACGCTTCTGATCATCTTCATGATCTCGACGCCGCTGATCCAGTCGGAACAGACGGTCCCGGTCAATTTGCCCGTCGAATCGAAGAGCGAGCAATCGCGTCCGGACAAAGACACGCGTTTCGAGACGATCAGCATCAAGGCCGACGGCACGTGCACGCTCGGCAGCAAGCTGGTGCCGATTGCGAATCTGAAGAAGGCCCTCGCGACCTACGCCGCCGAGGCGAAGCCGCCGGTCTTCCGCATCCGCATGGACCAGAAGGCGACGGCGCAGCACTTCATCAGCGTCATGGACGCCCTGAAGCAGAACGGTCTCTCCAAGGTCACTTTCGACACGCAGACTCCCTGAGCGCCGATGCGCGCGAATTCCCCCAGCGCCTATTTTGCTTCGTTGATGCTGCACGCCGCGGTGGCAGCGATCATCGCGGGACTTTCGCTCTACATCGCGCAGGTGCAATCGCAGCAGCGGCCGCCGGTGATTTTCGATCTCGTCGCCGGTCCGCCCACGGCGCCGGACGAACTGGTCGCCGCCAAACTCGGCAACACGCTCATGGCGCCCAAAATCACGCCGCCGGCGGATGCGCCTGTGCGCCAGCCGGAAGTCGCGCCGCAGCCCGATCCGGTCGTCGAGACGGTGAAAACTCCGCCTCCCGAGGACGTCATTCCCACGCCGCCGAAGGAGACGCCTAAGCCGAAACAAAAGGTCAAGGACGTGCCGAAGCCGAAGGAGCCGTTGACGAAGGAAGCGAAGGCGGTCGTCGACAAGATGAAGAACAAGCAACTCGTCTCGTATCTGAACGAGAAGAGGAAGATCGACCGCGAGATCGCGAAGCAGGAGGCCGCGCGCAAAGCCGCCGAAGCTCGCGCCGCGAAGGCGAACGCCGGCGTCAAGGGCGTCGACGTTGAAGGCATCAAGGAAGGCGTGCTCGGTGGCTCGACCGCGAACAAGCGCGGCGGCGGGGGCGGCAAAGCGCTCTCACGCGAGGAGGCGGACGAACTTTTGGTCTACCAGACGCTGCTGAAGAATGAGCTGAAGCCGATCTTCGATGAACTGAAGCCCACTGGCGTCTCGGACTCGCTCACCGCGGACATCTCCTTTCTGATGACTGCTAACGGGGAGTTCGGCAACGTGCGCGTCGCGCGATCGTCGGGCAACGCGGAGTTCGATCAGGCGGCGTTGGCGTCCTTCAAGAAGCTCGCATGGGGCAAACGCCGGCCAGACGGCAAGACGAGCACCTGGGTGCTGACGTTCCGCATGCGCGACGTCGATTGACCGACCCGGCGTAACGCACTGGAGAAAAGAAAAAACCGCCGGATCGCTCCGGCGGTTTTTCGTTTAAAGTGGTGGACCCGATCAGATTCGAACTGACGACCTCCTCAATGCCATTGAGGCGCTCTGCCAACTGAGCTACGAGCCCACAAAGAACTGCGGAGGGCCAAAAAGCGGAGTTTGCCGGGCGAATGCAAGGCCTTTTTGAACGAGATGCCGAAACTTAGTTCGGACCGTGGAAAACCAGCGGTGGGGGCGGCTGGGAAGGGTCGTCGGGGTTCGCCGCGGCCGCCGCTTGGGCCGCCGCCATGCGCTGGGTCCACTCCGCCCAGTAGGCCGCCTCGCGTTCGCGGCGCAGCAACTGGCGGTATTCCGCGTCACCCGCAAAGAAGATGAAAATGAACAGCACCGACAGCAGATACCAGTGAAGGAAATACGCCGCCGCCAACGCGAGCAACGGCGCGGCGATCTTCCCGATGAGAACGGCGCGGCGAGTGGCCTTGAGGTAATCCATCTTGCGGGCCAGCAACGCGCGGAGGATGCGCCCGCCGTCCATCGGGAACACCGGCAGCAAGTTGAACGTCCCCATCACCAGATTGCCGAGCGCGAGCTGGATGAGCGTCATTTGCGAACCGTAGGCGGGCACCGCCTGCTCCGACCAGAGGTCGCGCCACACCAGCGGCAGCAAGACGGCCACGAGCACGAAGTTCACCGCCGGGCCCGCGACGGTGATGAGCAACTCCGCGCGCGGCCGGCGCGGGATGCGGTCGAACTCCGCCATGCCTCCGATCGGCATCAGCAGGATGCGCGGGACGTGGACGCCGTAGCGCCGGGCGGTCAGCGAGTGGCCTAATTCGTGCAGCACCACGCAACCGAAGAACAATGTCACCACGAGCAAACTCCACAGCGCGCCTGTCGCGCCCGCATCCATCCAGCCTTCCCAACCGAAGTAGGCCAGCAGCAGCAAAAAGCTCACGTGGATCGCGAGCTGTATGCCAAAGATGCGGAACAGATTAATTGACCACCCTAACATCGGCCCTAAGTAGAACCATCGCTCTCGAAAGCGCTAATACAATCCATGTCCACCGACGCTCCGGCACCCACCATTCTCGTCATCGATGATGACACCGAGGTGCGCTACTCGCTCAACCGCGTGCTCAGTTCCCAACGCTACCGCGTGCAAGAGGCCGCGAGCGGCGAGGAGGGCGTGGCGGCGGTCAAGAAACAGGCGCCCGACGTCGTGTTGCTCGACAACCGCATGACCGGCATGACCGGCCTCGAGACGCTGCAGCACATCCGCGCCGCGAGCCCGCGGCAGCTGGTGATTTTCATGACGGCCTACGGCACCGCGCAGACGGCGATCGAGGCGATGAAATACGGTGCCTACGACTACGTGGTGAAGCCGTTCGATCCGCCGAAATTGCTCGCGCTGGTCGAGAGCGCTTTGCGCACGCAGGCCGACAGCAAGTCCGCCAGCAGCTACCAGCCGGTGGTCAATTCCGACGAGCACAAGGAAGGCATCGTCGGCACCTCGCCCGCGATGCAGGAAGTCTTCAAGGCGATCGGCCAATTCGCCGCCTCCGACGCCTCGGTGATGATCACGGGCGAGTCCGGCACCGGCAAGGAGCTCGTCGCGCGCGCCATCCATCGCCACAGCCACCGCTCCGCCAAGGCGTTCGTCGCGGTCAACTGCGCCGCGATTCCGGAAAACCTGATCGAGAGCGAACTCTTCGGCCACGAGCGCGGCTCGTTCACTGGCGCCACCGCGCAGCGCCTCGGCAAGTTCGAACTCTGCGACGGCGGCACGATCTTCCTCGACGAAATCGGCGACATGACGCCGACGACGCAGACGAAGATTCTCCGCGTGCTCCAGGAAGGCGAGATTCAGCGCGTGGGCGGCGTCGAGACGATCAAGGTCAACGTGCGTGTCGTTGCTGCGACGAACAAGAATCTCGAGGTGCTCGTGAAGGAGAAGAAATTCCGCGAGGACCTCTACTACCGGCTCAACGTCGTCCGCGTGAAGCTTCCGCCGCTGCGCAAGCGCGTCGAGGACGTGCCGCAGATCGTCGATTTTTTCCTCCAAGGCCTCTTCAAAGCGAAGAAGACGAAGGTCCGCAAAGTCTCGCCGGAGGCGCTCGCGCTGTTCTGCCGCTATCGCTGGCCCGGCAACGTGCGCGAACTTGAGAACGTCGTCTACCGCAGCGCCGTGGCGGCGACCGGCGACGCCATCCTGCCGCGCGATTTGCCCGACGAAGTTCGCCAAGCCGGCGAACAGGAGGACGTCGCGCTCGCCGCCGACAGTTCGACCGGCGCACCCGTAGCGTCAGTCGCACCGGCAGCACCACTCGCGAGCACCGCCGACTCAGTCGAGGAACTCGCTGCCCGCCTGCTCGCCGCGATCGCAGCCGCGCACCCGGGCAACGAGCGCGCAGCACTCGCGCAGCTGCTCGGCGACAAATTGCCGGCCCCTGAAGCGCTCGCGCCGAAGAAGCGCGCGGCCAAGAAACACTGATCCGCGCTGGCGGGGCTACTTGCGGTCGCCGTAGCCTTTGGGGCGGGCCCTATGCCAGCGCCACGCGGTCTCGACGATCGGTTCGATGTGCGTGTATTTCGGCGTCCAGCTGAGTTCGGTCTTCGCCTTGGTGGCGTCCGCGTAGAGCGCCGGCGGATCGCCCGCGCGGCGCGGCGCGTAGGTGACGGGGACCTTGAGCCCGCTGACTTTTTCGACGGCCTTGATGACTTCGAGCACGGACGTCGGCGTGCCGGTGCCGAGGTTGTAGAAGAGTTTCGTGCCCGGCGTGCCAAGTTTGTCGAACGCGGCGATGTGCGCGCGGCTGAGATCGTCGACGTGGACGTAGTCGCGCAGGCAAGTGCCGTCGGGCGTCGGGTAATCCGTGCCGAAAACCTGCAGGGCAGGGCAAAGCCCTTGCGCGGCGCGGATCGACACGGGAATGAGGTGTGTCTCGGGATCGTGGTCCTCGCCGATTGCGCCGTCCTCGGATGCGCCGGCGGCATTGAAGTAGCGGAACGCGGCGAAACTCACGCCGTGTGAGCGGGCGAGCGCCTTGAGCAGGTTTTCGAGATCGAGCTTGGTCTGGCCGTAGGGATTGATCGGCGCCTGCGGCAAATCCTCGGTGATCGGCATGCGCTGCGGGATGCCGTAGGTCGCGCACGTGGAAGAGAAGACAAATTTCCGCACCCCGCGCTTGAGCATCGTCTCCAACAACGTGAGCGGGGCGGCGACGTTGTTGCGGTAATATTTGATCGGATCGGTGACGGACTCACCGACGTAACAGTAGGCGGCGAAGTGCATCACGAGATCGATCGCATGCGCGTCGAACACGCGATCGATCGCGGCAGCGTCGCCGAAGTTCACGTCGTAGAACGGCACGTCGGGCGCGACCGCCGCGCGATGACCGTAGACGAGATTATCGACCACGACGGGTTGATGGCCGGCGGCTTGGAGCTGGCGCACGCAGTGACTGCCGATGTAACCGGCTCCGCCGGCGACGAGCACTTTCATAGGGCAGACAAAGTTCTATTGAGGTTGCTTTCGCAGTGGCTAGGCAATTCCGTGTCCATTTTCCCGCCCGCCACATGAAGCAAACCCGCATCGTCATCACCGGAGTCGGCCTCACCGCGCCGAACGGCAATACGTTGGCCGAGTTTCGCCAGAACCTGCTGAAAGGCATTTCCGGCATCACGACCGTCGACGTCCGCTACATGGGACGCTGGCCGGCGGGCATGTGCACGTTCGACCCTCTGAAATATCAGAAGAAAAAGGACGTCCGCATCGGCACCCGCGCGGGCAGCATCAGCGTGTATTGCGCGCGCGAGGCGCTCGCCGATGCCGGCGTGAACGTTGAAACGCGCGACAAGAGCCGGATTGGCATCTACGTCGGCATCACCGAGCACGGCAACGTCGAGACCGAAAACGAGGTCTACAACATCTCGCAGTTCAAATACGACACGAAGTTCTGGACGCACCACCACAACCCGCGGACCGTCG
Coding sequences within it:
- a CDS encoding sigma-54-dependent Fis family transcriptional regulator, whose protein sequence is MSTDAPAPTILVIDDDTEVRYSLNRVLSSQRYRVQEAASGEEGVAAVKKQAPDVVLLDNRMTGMTGLETLQHIRAASPRQLVIFMTAYGTAQTAIEAMKYGAYDYVVKPFDPPKLLALVESALRTQADSKSASSYQPVVNSDEHKEGIVGTSPAMQEVFKAIGQFAASDASVMITGESGTGKELVARAIHRHSHRSAKAFVAVNCAAIPENLIESELFGHERGSFTGATAQRLGKFELCDGGTIFLDEIGDMTPTTQTKILRVLQEGEIQRVGGVETIKVNVRVVAATNKNLEVLVKEKKFREDLYYRLNVVRVKLPPLRKRVEDVPQIVDFFLQGLFKAKKTKVRKVSPEALALFCRYRWPGNVRELENVVYRSAVAATGDAILPRDLPDEVRQAGEQEDVALAADSSTGAPVASVAPAAPLASTADSVEELAARLLAAIAAAHPGNERAALAQLLGDKLPAPEALAPKKRAAKKH
- a CDS encoding site-2 protease family protein, producing MSFLLLLAYFGWEGWMDAGATGALWSLLVVTLFFGCVVLHELGHSLTARRYGVHVPRILLMPIGGMAEFDRIPRRPRAELLITVAGPAVNFVLVAVLLPLVWRDLWSEQAVPAYGSQMTLIQLALGNLVMGTFNLLPVFPMDGGRILRALLARKMDYLKATRRAVLIGKIAAPLLALAAAYFLHWYLLSVLFIFIFFAGDAEYRQLLRREREAAYWAEWTQRMAAAQAAAAANPDDPSQPPPPLVFHGPN
- the galE gene encoding UDP-glucose 4-epimerase GalE, which encodes MKVLVAGGAGYIGSHCVRQLQAAGHQPVVVDNLVYGHRAAVAPDVPFYDVNFGDAAAIDRVFDAHAIDLVMHFAAYCYVGESVTDPIKYYRNNVAAPLTLLETMLKRGVRKFVFSSTCATYGIPQRMPITEDLPQAPINPYGQTKLDLENLLKALARSHGVSFAAFRYFNAAGASEDGAIGEDHDPETHLIPVSIRAAQGLCPALQVFGTDYPTPDGTCLRDYVHVDDLSRAHIAAFDKLGTPGTKLFYNLGTGTPTSVLEVIKAVEKVSGLKVPVTYAPRRAGDPPALYADATKAKTELSWTPKYTHIEPIVETAWRWHRARPKGYGDRK
- a CDS encoding biopolymer transporter ExbD, which codes for MARTFRRARAAHPISELNVTNLIDLAFTLLIIFMISTPLIQSEQTVPVNLPVESKSEQSRPDKDTRFETISIKADGTCTLGSKLVPIANLKKALATYAAEAKPPVFRIRMDQKATAQHFISVMDALKQNGLSKVTFDTQTP
- a CDS encoding energy transducer TonB, translating into MLHAAVAAIIAGLSLYIAQVQSQQRPPVIFDLVAGPPTAPDELVAAKLGNTLMAPKITPPADAPVRQPEVAPQPDPVVETVKTPPPEDVIPTPPKETPKPKQKVKDVPKPKEPLTKEAKAVVDKMKNKQLVSYLNEKRKIDREIAKQEAARKAAEARAAKANAGVKGVDVEGIKEGVLGGSTANKRGGGGGKALSREEADELLVYQTLLKNELKPIFDELKPTGVSDSLTADISFLMTANGEFGNVRVARSSGNAEFDQAALASFKKLAWGKRRPDGKTSTWVLTFRMRDVD
- a CDS encoding MotA/TolQ/ExbB proton channel family protein, with product MLSPVSAPLFLATTNIVEVFARCDPVGQVITTILLIFSVVAWSVMLGKNSELNKLRARNYQFEQRLREERKLLDLPESFRNMRSIPYADLFADASESYWRAAAIGKEKGDDSLHARLEHAENAISRALARQVLRYEESMVWLATMVTVAPFMGLLGTVWGVMEAFSAVSVMQTASIQTLAPGVSAALLTTIAGLVVAIPSVVGYNVLLNKTKTLTTEIENYASTLADRIELEMQK
- a CDS encoding dTMP kinase, whose product is MPNKSKLAGKLISFEGSEGSGKSTQIMRLAEHLQKLGREVIATREPGGTEIGEQIRNILIHNHRGDEMCPETELLLFTAARAQLVREVIAPALLRGAVVLSDRYLDSSTVYQGVARNLAPDPVNQINRFAVGNVMPHLTIVLDVPTEVSLQRVRQRASDLPDRMERENIEFYNKVREGYLLLARQWPERVVVMDGTQAPNALEEQIWGAVQLRLLDLQTA